The following proteins are encoded in a genomic region of Sulfurimonas sp. HSL3-7:
- a CDS encoding DUF434 domain-containing protein, whose translation MPERHRGPHPQDAKCFGEVQLARLKTAAGELAWLLSRGYSMGASNELVGDHHQLTSRQRLAIARVVCAEEQVEERQAKQVPLSLLKEKTVIIDGFNLLITIETALGGGAIFNCLDGCCRDLSAVYGSYKIVAETRQAITLIGRTLEQSSPQKVVWLFDRPVSNSGRVAEVVRELGEEHNWPFEAETTDSTDALLSRSSDVVISCDSAILEQAKSWCNLACETITRQIPEAWTIDLTGKQHRGPE comes from the coding sequence ATGCCTGAAAGACACCGCGGTCCCCATCCGCAAGATGCCAAATGTTTTGGCGAAGTGCAGTTAGCCAGACTTAAAACGGCTGCCGGCGAACTCGCATGGCTTTTGAGCCGGGGTTATTCGATGGGGGCGTCGAACGAGCTTGTCGGCGACCATCATCAGCTGACCTCCCGGCAGCGGCTGGCCATAGCACGCGTCGTCTGTGCAGAGGAACAGGTCGAAGAACGGCAGGCAAAGCAGGTGCCGCTTTCCCTTTTAAAAGAGAAAACGGTGATCATAGACGGCTTCAACCTGCTTATCACCATCGAGACTGCTCTTGGCGGCGGCGCGATCTTCAACTGTCTGGATGGTTGCTGTCGGGATCTTTCTGCGGTATACGGCAGTTACAAGATCGTGGCAGAGACAAGGCAGGCTATAACGCTCATCGGCAGAACGCTGGAGCAGAGTTCGCCTCAAAAGGTGGTATGGCTCTTTGACCGGCCTGTCTCCAACAGCGGCAGGGTGGCGGAAGTGGTACGCGAGCTTGGCGAAGAACACAACTGGCCCTTTGAAGCGGAGACCACCGACAGTACGGATGCCCTGCTGAGTCGAAGCAGCGATGTTGTCATCAGCTGCGACTCGGCGATACTGGAGCAGGCAAAAAGCTGGTGCAACCTGGCCTGCGAAACGATCACACGGCAGATACCTGAAGCTTGGACCATTGACCTGACAGGCAAGCAGCATAGAGGCCCAGAGTAG
- a CDS encoding MBL fold metallo-hydrolase: protein MTLTFLGTSAGKPTSERNVSALGLTLEQESMWYLFDCGEGTQRQIMKSQLSFGRLGTVFITHLHGDHYFGLPGLLATKKLDGITAPLTIYGPQGIRAFLECAMDLSETHLGYRLEIIEYRAGESFLFDRFTLKVLPLVHSKESVAFYIKEHDITDRLNEAKLRALGLEPSPLYGELKRGENVRFEGKELEPSEYMLKPVIGRSLIIAGDNSTPAVLDDYLEDLDLLVHECTYTQAVYDKLVRKVLHTTAMELGEALQSRGVKNLIANHIDPRYNKESPLDVKMIYDEIKHCYEGKLFIAEDFDVYHLDRDCFIEKL from the coding sequence ATGACGCTGACATTTCTGGGTACAAGCGCCGGAAAACCGACCAGCGAGCGCAACGTCTCCGCGCTCGGTCTCACACTCGAGCAGGAGAGCATGTGGTATCTCTTCGACTGCGGCGAGGGGACCCAGCGCCAGATCATGAAAAGCCAACTCTCCTTCGGACGCCTCGGCACCGTCTTTATCACCCACCTGCACGGAGACCACTACTTCGGTCTGCCGGGACTTTTGGCGACGAAAAAGCTCGACGGCATAACGGCTCCGCTGACCATCTACGGACCGCAGGGGATCAGAGCGTTTCTGGAGTGTGCGATGGATCTATCGGAGACGCATCTCGGCTATCGACTCGAGATTATCGAGTACCGAGCCGGAGAGAGCTTTCTCTTTGATCGGTTCACACTCAAAGTACTTCCCCTTGTCCACTCCAAAGAGAGTGTCGCCTTCTATATCAAAGAGCACGACATCACCGACCGACTAAACGAAGCGAAGCTCAGAGCGCTCGGACTGGAGCCCTCGCCGCTCTACGGCGAACTCAAGCGGGGAGAAAACGTACGGTTCGAGGGCAAAGAGCTCGAACCCTCCGAGTACATGCTCAAGCCGGTCATCGGGCGTTCCCTCATCATCGCCGGCGACAACAGCACACCTGCCGTCCTGGACGATTATCTCGAAGACCTCGACCTGCTGGTACACGAGTGCACCTACACGCAGGCAGTGTACGATAAACTGGTCAGGAAAGTGCTCCACACCACCGCCATGGAGCTCGGCGAGGCGCTCCAAAGCAGAGGCGTCAAAAATCTCATTGCCAACCACATCGACCCTCGCTATAACAAAGAGAGTCCCCTGGATGTCAAAATGATCTACGATGAGATAAAACACTGCTATGAGGGAAAGCTGTTTATCGCCGAAGATTTTGACGTCTATCATCTCGACAGGGACTGTTTCATCGAGAAATTATAG
- a CDS encoding ZIP family metal transporter has product MQTQWLLEYHPVLLALFAALFTWAMTAMGASMVFFFKTINAKVLNSMLGFAAGVMIAASFWSLLEPAIAMSEARGESGWFPAAVGFLAGGAFLFLIDKILPHLHLGLPISQKEGIKTSWERSVLLVLAVTLHNIPEGLAVGIAFGALADNFDTGVLGAAIALAIGIGIQNFPEGAAISIPLRREGFSRFKGFWYGQLSGAVEPVAAVIGAYMVMTITPLLPYALSFAAGAMIFVVVEELIPESQIGNETDLSTIGAMVGFAVMMVLDVAFG; this is encoded by the coding sequence ATGCAGACTCAATGGCTACTTGAATATCATCCGGTACTGCTGGCGCTCTTTGCGGCACTTTTCACATGGGCCATGACGGCGATGGGGGCTTCGATGGTCTTTTTCTTTAAGACCATCAATGCCAAAGTGCTCAACAGCATGCTCGGTTTTGCGGCGGGGGTGATGATCGCTGCAAGCTTCTGGTCGCTTCTGGAACCTGCGATAGCGATGTCGGAAGCAAGAGGAGAGAGTGGGTGGTTTCCTGCCGCTGTCGGCTTTCTGGCCGGAGGCGCTTTTCTGTTTTTGATCGATAAGATCCTGCCGCACCTGCATTTGGGTCTTCCGATCAGTCAAAAAGAGGGCATAAAGACATCGTGGGAACGGAGCGTACTGTTGGTGCTGGCGGTTACCCTGCACAATATTCCCGAAGGGCTGGCGGTAGGCATCGCATTCGGGGCATTGGCGGACAATTTTGATACCGGGGTGCTCGGCGCCGCTATCGCCCTTGCTATCGGTATCGGCATACAGAACTTTCCCGAAGGCGCCGCCATCTCCATTCCGTTGCGGCGCGAAGGTTTTTCACGGTTCAAAGGGTTCTGGTACGGGCAGCTTTCCGGTGCCGTTGAACCGGTCGCCGCGGTCATCGGCGCCTACATGGTCATGACCATAACCCCGCTGCTACCCTATGCGCTCTCTTTTGCGGCGGGAGCGATGATCTTTGTGGTCGTCGAAGAGCTGATCCCGGAATCGCAGATCGGGAATGAGACCGATCTCTCCACGATCGGGGCGATGGTTGGGTTCGCCGTGATGATGGTGCTGGATGTTGCTTTCGGGTGA
- the amrS gene encoding AmmeMemoRadiSam system radical SAM enzyme — protein sequence MAETAWLSKKLPSGKVLCEACAQACKLGEGEYGICGVRKVENGELHLLVYGLAAAVNVDPVEKKPMFHFLPKSKAFSLGTVGCNFSCTFCQNYDISQFPKEHDHQIVGHEMPPERIVELALEYGCDSIAYTYNEPVVFFEYTYDTAKLAHEKGLKNIYVTSGFETSKAIDLLAPYVDGMNIDIKGFTEEFYHEICGGRLKPVLNAVKHAHDKGIWVEITTLLIPGKNDSDEEIRGIAKFIADVDPAIPWHLSAFHPTYKMLDVPRTPTSTLLRAYKIGQEEGLKYIYVGNVDDEDHESTYCPGCKKRVIDRSGTIGQYVTNELDENGTCPYCGYVLEGVWH from the coding sequence ATGGCAGAAACAGCATGGTTAAGTAAAAAACTCCCCAGCGGCAAGGTCCTCTGTGAGGCCTGCGCCCAGGCGTGCAAGCTCGGTGAAGGCGAATACGGCATCTGCGGTGTAAGGAAGGTCGAGAACGGCGAGCTCCACCTGCTCGTCTACGGGCTTGCGGCCGCCGTCAACGTTGATCCGGTCGAGAAGAAGCCGATGTTCCACTTCTTGCCCAAAAGCAAGGCCTTCTCCCTGGGAACGGTAGGGTGCAACTTCTCCTGTACCTTCTGTCAGAACTACGACATCTCCCAGTTTCCCAAAGAGCATGATCACCAGATCGTCGGCCATGAGATGCCGCCGGAGCGTATCGTCGAGCTGGCCCTGGAGTACGGCTGCGATTCCATTGCCTACACTTACAACGAGCCGGTCGTTTTTTTCGAGTACACTTACGATACGGCCAAGCTGGCGCATGAGAAGGGGCTCAAGAACATCTACGTCACCAGCGGTTTCGAGACCAGCAAGGCGATCGACCTGCTTGCCCCCTATGTCGACGGCATGAACATCGACATCAAGGGGTTTACCGAGGAGTTCTACCACGAGATCTGCGGCGGACGGCTCAAACCGGTGCTTAACGCAGTCAAGCATGCTCACGACAAAGGGATCTGGGTAGAGATCACGACCCTGCTTATCCCGGGCAAGAACGACTCCGACGAAGAGATCAGGGGGATCGCAAAATTCATCGCGGATGTTGACCCTGCCATCCCCTGGCACCTCTCCGCTTTCCATCCGACCTACAAGATGCTCGACGTCCCCCGTACGCCGACGTCAACCCTGCTGAGGGCTTACAAGATCGGTCAGGAAGAGGGGCTCAAATATATCTATGTCGGTAACGTCGACGATGAGGATCACGAGTCGACCTACTGTCCGGGCTGCAAAAAAAGGGTCATCGACCGCAGCGGTACCATCGGCCAGTACGTCACCAACGAGCTCGATGAAAACGGCACCTGCCCGTATTGCGGCTATGTGCTTGAAGGGGTATGGCATTAG